A genome region from Tolypothrix sp. PCC 7712 includes the following:
- a CDS encoding Na+/H+ antiporter, protein MSVAQLVTVSIILLLVATAVALLSRWLRVSYVAGLVLAGLALTELLPQRIGLNDSLILNLFLPILVFEAAINTDISRLRSTIKPISLLAGPGIVIASGVTAALLKWGLGLNWTAALLAGVILAITDTVSVIAVFKEVLVPSRLSTIVEGESLFNDGVALVLFSLIVKAHEAGSLTFLAGLQELFVVVVGGSLVGLAVGYLSTGLFVRADEPLSSILLTVAVALGAFQLGQSFSVSGVVAVVVAGLIVGSVGLSGKVSASTRLTLLSFWESIAFGVNSFIFLLIGIEVNLTTLWQILPAVLLAIAAYQIARIVSVYPLLAIVRWFDRPVPWRWQHVLFFGNIKGSLSMALALSIPVTIPGREQLIAIVFGTVLLSVVGQGVSLPWLVKRLQLSQVSATRQQVEELQAQLITAKAAQDELDTLFKTGVLPKAVHEEMRAAYQVQVASAEKTLRELYNRRADDLEEKRGSSSKLDAIRRRLLLAEKAALNQAIRQRILSEEIVYERLKKLDEQLLQLEDD, encoded by the coding sequence GTGAGTGTTGCTCAATTAGTCACTGTTTCAATTATTCTTCTGCTTGTAGCCACTGCTGTAGCATTGCTATCGCGTTGGTTACGCGTTTCTTATGTTGCAGGTTTAGTTCTAGCTGGTTTAGCGTTGACAGAACTTTTACCACAGCGTATAGGTTTAAACGATTCCCTGATTTTAAATTTATTTCTGCCGATTCTAGTATTCGAGGCAGCTATTAATACTGATATTAGCCGCCTCCGTAGCACTATAAAGCCCATTTCTTTATTAGCTGGGCCAGGAATTGTAATTGCTTCTGGTGTTACAGCTGCACTTTTAAAATGGGGATTGGGGTTAAATTGGACAGCTGCACTACTAGCAGGCGTAATTTTGGCAATTACAGACACAGTATCGGTGATTGCTGTATTTAAGGAGGTGCTTGTCCCTTCGCGCTTGTCAACCATTGTTGAGGGCGAGAGTTTATTTAATGATGGTGTAGCACTTGTTTTATTTAGCTTAATTGTCAAAGCGCATGAGGCTGGTTCACTCACATTTCTTGCAGGACTACAAGAATTATTTGTGGTGGTTGTTGGTGGCAGCTTAGTAGGGTTAGCTGTGGGATATTTAAGTACAGGTTTATTTGTCCGTGCAGACGAACCACTGAGTAGTATTTTGCTCACAGTAGCTGTAGCATTAGGTGCTTTTCAACTAGGGCAATCTTTTAGCGTTTCTGGGGTTGTGGCTGTAGTTGTTGCTGGCTTAATTGTCGGCAGTGTAGGTCTTTCAGGTAAAGTATCGGCTTCTACAAGGTTGACCTTACTAAGCTTTTGGGAATCTATAGCTTTTGGTGTTAATAGCTTTATTTTTTTATTAATTGGTATAGAAGTTAACTTAACAACTCTTTGGCAAATCTTACCTGCTGTACTATTAGCGATCGCAGCTTATCAAATAGCACGCATAGTTTCTGTTTATCCACTCTTAGCTATAGTACGTTGGTTTGACCGTCCAGTACCTTGGCGCTGGCAACATGTTCTGTTTTTTGGCAATATTAAGGGTTCGCTGTCGATGGCGTTGGCGTTGAGTATCCCCGTCACAATCCCAGGACGAGAACAGCTGATTGCTATAGTCTTTGGTACAGTATTGCTGTCTGTTGTTGGGCAAGGAGTAAGTTTACCGTGGTTAGTCAAGCGGTTGCAACTGTCTCAAGTATCAGCAACTCGTCAACAGGTTGAAGAATTACAAGCGCAATTAATTACAGCTAAAGCAGCACAGGATGAATTAGATACTTTATTCAAAACAGGGGTATTACCAAAAGCTGTTCATGAAGAGATGCGTGCAGCTTATCAAGTGCAAGTAGCAAGTGCAGAAAAAACATTACGAGAATTATATAATCGTCGTGCGGATGATTTAGAGGAAAAAAGAGGTAGCTCTAGTAAACTTGATGCTATTCGCCGTCGATTACTTTTAGCAGAAAAAGCGGCACTCAATCAGGCTATTCGTCAGCGAATTCTCTCAGAAGAAATAGTTTATGAACGCTTGAAGAAACTTGATGAGCAATTGCTGCAATTGGAGGATGATTGA
- a CDS encoding PIN domain-containing protein: MAIAKRQDLEAENLLCSLPSSIRIVIPNFCYVEALNRWETEKYYVQEFEKNIDKQINNSKRDLTSSNAQIFLAHLEQARIWNQLLLNDIQIRLFNAIDMLLQKAEVINLNNTIIRNISQAVITQPETLLIKQDIMDNLILQSIIHHANLYPRESKVFLSGNSKDFGKPEIRNILHNYGIKYLNNTQKFLDWLNSQNT; this comes from the coding sequence ATGGCAATTGCAAAAAGGCAAGATTTAGAGGCAGAAAATCTATTATGTTCCTTACCTTCATCCATTCGGATAGTTATCCCAAACTTTTGTTATGTTGAAGCCCTGAATAGGTGGGAAACAGAAAAATATTATGTACAAGAATTTGAAAAAAATATTGATAAACAGATAAATAACTCAAAACGAGATTTAACCTCTTCTAATGCTCAAATTTTCTTGGCTCACTTAGAACAGGCACGTATCTGGAATCAATTGTTACTCAACGATATTCAGATTCGTCTTTTTAATGCTATAGATATGCTTCTGCAAAAGGCAGAGGTGATAAATTTAAACAATACAATAATTCGTAATATTTCCCAAGCAGTAATTACACAGCCAGAAACATTACTTATTAAACAAGATATTATGGATAACTTAATTTTGCAGTCTATTATTCATCATGCAAATTTGTATCCTAGAGAAAGCAAGGTATTTTTAAGCGGTAATAGCAAAGACTTTGGTAAACCAGAAATTAGAAATATCTTGCATAATTATGGAATCAAGTATTTAAATAATACTCAAAAGTTTCTAGATTGGCTCAATTCCCAAAATACTTAG
- a CDS encoding ABC transporter substrate-binding protein encodes MLFANIWSTIRRLWLLIIIAIVTGLTVAACNPSNFKTNAAQVPQLVTSILSDPKTFNFALSSESPNIFGLTYEGLITESYETGKVEPALAESWQISEDKLKIVFTLRDNLKWSDGQPLTVDDVVFTYNEIYLNEAIPTDARDGMRIGESRKLPTVRKIDNRRVEFSVPEPFAPFLRSATGYPILPAHALRESVTTKDQEGKPKFLSKWSVDTPPAQLIVNGPFKLERYDTSQRIVFRRNPYYWRKDAQGKAQPYIERIIWQIVESTDTSLLQFRSGGLDTVGVSPEYFSLLKVQEDQGNFKIYNGGPGSGTTFILFNLNKGSRDGKPLIDPIKSRWFNTVEFRQAVAYAIDRQTMINNTFRGLGQPQNSPISVQSPYYLSPQEGLKVYNYNIDKAKQLLLKAGFKYNEKNQLIDSQGNNVRFTLLTNAGNKIREAVGSQIKRDLSKIGITVDFTPLAWNTYTDKLSNSLDWEASLLGLTGGLEPNDGANVWSPEGGLHMFNQKPQAGQKPIKGWEVAPWEAEIGELYIKAARELDEPKRKAIYAETQRITQENLPFIYLVNAYSMSAVRNRFEGIKYSGLGGAFWNIHEIKIVD; translated from the coding sequence ATGCTATTCGCTAACATATGGTCTACAATAAGACGCTTGTGGCTACTAATAATAATCGCCATAGTAACAGGCTTGACAGTAGCTGCTTGTAATCCATCGAATTTTAAAACAAATGCGGCTCAAGTTCCCCAATTAGTAACTAGTATTCTTAGCGATCCTAAAACATTTAACTTTGCTCTCAGTTCCGAGTCACCGAATATTTTTGGACTTACTTATGAAGGTTTAATTACTGAAAGTTACGAGACGGGAAAGGTAGAGCCTGCTTTAGCAGAATCCTGGCAAATTTCTGAGGATAAATTAAAAATAGTTTTTACCCTGCGAGATAATCTTAAATGGTCTGATGGGCAACCACTAACAGTAGATGATGTAGTGTTTACCTATAATGAAATTTATCTGAATGAAGCCATTCCTACAGATGCCAGAGATGGTATGAGAATTGGCGAAAGTCGTAAGCTACCAACTGTCAGAAAAATTGATAATCGTCGGGTGGAATTTTCTGTTCCAGAACCGTTTGCGCCTTTTTTACGTAGTGCTACAGGTTACCCAATTTTACCAGCCCATGCATTGAGAGAATCAGTAACTACAAAAGACCAAGAAGGTAAACCAAAGTTTCTATCAAAGTGGAGTGTAGATACACCTCCAGCTCAACTGATTGTCAACGGGCCTTTTAAATTAGAAAGATATGATACTAGCCAACGGATAGTTTTTCGACGTAATCCCTATTATTGGCGCAAAGATGCTCAAGGTAAAGCCCAACCTTATATTGAAAGAATAATTTGGCAAATTGTTGAATCCACAGATACATCTTTACTGCAATTCCGTTCTGGTGGGTTAGATACTGTTGGTGTGTCACCAGAATACTTTTCGTTGTTAAAAGTACAAGAAGACCAGGGTAATTTCAAGATATATAATGGCGGGCCTGGTTCTGGTACAACTTTTATACTCTTCAACTTAAATAAGGGTTCTAGAGATGGTAAACCTCTCATAGATCCTATAAAATCACGTTGGTTTAATACTGTAGAGTTTCGGCAAGCAGTAGCCTATGCCATTGATCGACAAACAATGATCAACAATACATTTCGTGGCTTAGGTCAACCTCAAAATTCACCTATTTCTGTACAAAGTCCTTATTATCTTTCACCGCAAGAAGGGTTAAAAGTCTATAATTACAATATAGATAAAGCCAAGCAGTTGTTACTCAAAGCTGGCTTTAAATACAACGAAAAAAATCAGCTAATCGATTCTCAAGGTAACAATGTACGCTTCACTTTGCTGACGAATGCAGGTAATAAGATTCGCGAAGCAGTGGGCTCGCAAATTAAACGAGATTTGAGCAAAATTGGGATTACAGTAGACTTCACGCCACTGGCATGGAATACATACACAGATAAACTTTCTAATTCATTAGATTGGGAAGCTTCTTTATTAGGTTTAACAGGTGGTTTAGAACCAAATGATGGTGCTAACGTCTGGTCTCCGGAAGGGGGATTACATATGTTTAATCAAAAACCCCAAGCTGGACAAAAACCAATTAAAGGTTGGGAAGTAGCACCTTGGGAAGCAGAAATTGGTGAACTTTACATCAAAGCAGCTAGAGAATTAGACGAACCCAAACGCAAAGCAATTTACGCTGAGACTCAACGAATTACTCAGGAGAATTTACCATTTATTTACTTGGTGAATGCCTATTCAATGTCAGCAGTGCGTAATCGCTTTGAAGGTATTAAATACTCTGGACTTGGTGGCGCATTCTGGAACATTCATGAAATCAAAATTGTAGATTAG
- a CDS encoding DUF3124 domain-containing protein, which translates to MKLYPRFYIVFALIFLVSCTSPDSQAKSPSTTTSSQISQQVVTLDKNFKIAMGQTIYVPIYSHIYHNDERKVLDLAATLSIRNTDLNNPIIITSVRYYDSDGKLIKNYLDKPIQINALGSTDFFVNRTDTSGGSGANFIVEWVSSKIISEPIVEAVMIATEFQQGVSFVSQGKVIKNLRNSPVTSSK; encoded by the coding sequence ATGAAGCTTTACCCACGCTTTTATATAGTATTTGCTTTGATTTTTTTAGTATCTTGCACATCGCCAGATAGTCAAGCAAAATCGCCATCCACAACTACTTCATCACAAATATCGCAACAAGTAGTTACTTTAGATAAAAATTTTAAAATAGCAATGGGTCAAACTATTTATGTCCCTATTTATTCCCATATTTATCATAACGATGAACGGAAAGTTTTAGATTTAGCAGCCACATTAAGTATTCGGAATACAGATTTAAATAATCCCATAATTATTACTTCTGTTCGTTACTATGATTCCGATGGTAAATTAATTAAAAATTATTTAGATAAACCTATACAAATTAATGCTCTTGGTTCCACTGATTTTTTTGTCAACAGAACAGATACTAGTGGCGGTTCAGGAGCAAATTTTATTGTAGAGTGGGTATCCTCAAAAATAATTTCTGAGCCAATAGTCGAAGCAGTAATGATTGCAACTGAATTTCAGCAAGGAGTTTCTTTTGTAAGCCAAGGTAAGGTAATTAAAAACTTAAGAAACTCCCCAGTCACCTCTTCCAAATAA
- the argH gene encoding argininosuccinate lyase, with protein sequence MTEQQTWSQRFESALHPAIARFNASISFDIELIEYDITGSQAHAKMLAHTGIISPAEGEQLVAGLEQVRQEYRQGKFQPGIDAEDVHFAVERRLTEIVGDVGKKLHTARSRNDQVGTDTRLYLREQIQQIKSQLREFQAVLLNIAEKNVETLIPGYTHLQRAQPLSLAHHLLAYFQMTQRDWERLGDVYRRVNISPLGCGALAGTTFPIDRHYTAELLNFEQIYANSLDGVSDRDFAIEFLCAASLIMVHLSRLSEEVILWSSEEFRFVTLKDTCATGSSIMPQKKNPDVPELVRGKTGRVFGHLQGMLVIMKGLPLAYNKDLQEDKEGLFDSVNTVKACLEAMTILLREGLEFRPQRLAEAVAEDFSNATDVADYLAARGVPFREAYNMVGKVVKTSIAAGKLLKDLTLEEWQQIHPAFAADIYEAISPRQVVAARNSYGGTGFTQVRNAIQAARAQMAE encoded by the coding sequence ATGACCGAACAACAAACTTGGAGCCAGCGATTTGAATCAGCGTTACATCCCGCGATCGCACGTTTTAATGCCAGTATAAGTTTCGATATTGAGTTAATCGAATACGATATTACTGGCTCTCAAGCTCATGCCAAAATGCTAGCTCATACTGGTATCATTTCCCCAGCAGAAGGAGAGCAACTAGTTGCAGGTTTAGAACAGGTTCGCCAAGAATATCGCCAAGGAAAGTTTCAGCCGGGTATTGATGCTGAAGATGTCCACTTTGCTGTGGAACGGCGATTAACAGAGATTGTTGGCGATGTGGGTAAAAAATTACATACTGCGCGATCGCGTAATGACCAAGTTGGCACTGATACTAGGCTCTATCTGCGTGAACAAATCCAACAAATCAAGAGCCAATTACGAGAATTTCAAGCAGTTTTACTAAATATAGCCGAAAAAAACGTTGAAACCCTAATTCCTGGCTATACGCACCTGCAACGCGCCCAACCCCTGAGTTTAGCGCATCATCTCTTGGCATACTTTCAGATGACGCAACGTGATTGGGAACGCCTAGGAGATGTTTATCGCCGGGTGAATATTTCACCTTTAGGGTGTGGTGCTTTAGCAGGAACGACTTTCCCCATCGATCGCCACTACACAGCAGAACTATTGAATTTTGAGCAGATTTATGCTAACAGCCTTGATGGTGTGAGCGATCGCGATTTTGCGATCGAATTTCTCTGTGCTGCTAGTTTAATTATGGTTCACCTCAGTCGTCTTTCAGAAGAGGTGATTCTTTGGTCATCAGAGGAATTTCGTTTTGTGACTCTCAAAGATACCTGTGCTACAGGTTCCAGCATCATGCCCCAAAAGAAAAACCCTGATGTGCCAGAACTTGTCAGAGGAAAAACAGGGCGTGTATTTGGTCATCTGCAAGGGATGCTGGTGATTATGAAGGGGCTACCCTTGGCATATAACAAAGATTTACAAGAAGACAAAGAAGGTTTATTTGATAGCGTCAACACAGTGAAAGCTTGCCTAGAAGCGATGACAATTTTGCTGCGGGAGGGCTTAGAATTTCGTCCTCAACGTTTAGCAGAAGCAGTCGCAGAAGACTTTTCTAATGCTACAGATGTAGCAGATTACTTAGCTGCAAGAGGTGTACCTTTCCGTGAAGCCTATAACATGGTGGGTAAAGTGGTAAAAACCAGCATTGCCGCAGGTAAACTCCTCAAAGATTTAACTTTAGAAGAATGGCAACAAATCCATCCAGCATTTGCAGCCGATATTTATGAGGCAATCTCGCCTCGTCAAGTAGTCGCTGCACGTAACAGTTACGGTGGTACAGGCTTTACCCAAGTCCGCAACGCCATCCAAGCCGCCCGCGCGCAAATGGCGGAATAG
- a CDS encoding potassium channel family protein, which translates to MYVLIGGSGLVGLSLAQKLVELGHTVAVIDIDPNACRYAREQVGAMAFEGSAVSTQILLEAGIRKANALVAVLRSDALNLAMVTLAKHYGVPHIVTRMRHSDFAEPFRLAGANHIISTVELAVSTMVNAIEYPLVESMMHFEQGQIEVLKLSIPNNCYVANRSLAEIAQDSRFPTGSLIIGYQAHPLEDLTIPNGSTILEPGSTVLVVTKPGSLHQVIDFMEGCK; encoded by the coding sequence ATGTACGTGCTAATTGGTGGATCTGGTTTAGTAGGATTGAGCTTGGCGCAGAAATTGGTAGAACTAGGACATACCGTAGCTGTAATTGACATTGATCCTAATGCTTGTCGCTACGCACGTGAACAGGTGGGCGCAATGGCTTTTGAAGGTAGCGCCGTGAGTACGCAAATTTTATTAGAAGCTGGAATACGAAAAGCCAACGCCTTAGTTGCTGTGCTGCGAAGTGATGCTTTGAACTTAGCGATGGTAACTCTTGCTAAACATTACGGTGTTCCTCATATTGTGACTCGGATGCGTCATTCCGATTTCGCTGAACCTTTTCGTTTAGCGGGGGCTAATCATATTATCAGCACTGTGGAACTAGCGGTTTCCACAATGGTAAATGCTATTGAATACCCACTAGTAGAATCAATGATGCATTTTGAGCAAGGACAAATTGAAGTTTTAAAACTTTCCATTCCCAACAATTGCTATGTTGCAAATCGTAGCCTTGCCGAAATTGCTCAAGATTCTCGCTTTCCTACGGGTTCTTTAATTATTGGCTATCAAGCCCATCCCCTCGAAGATTTAACAATTCCTAACGGTAGTACAATTTTAGAACCTGGTTCAACAGTTTTAGTTGTCACTAAACCAGGCTCATTGCATCAAGTCATAGACTTTATGGAAGGTTGTAAGTAG
- the ispF gene encoding 2-C-methyl-D-erythritol 2,4-cyclodiphosphate synthase, whose amino-acid sequence MTNIRIGNGYDIHRLVSDRALILGGVKIPHELGLLGHSDADVLTHAIMDAMLGALSLGDIGHYFPPTDPKWAGADSLELLSQVHQLIRDRGWQIGNIDSVVVAERPKLKPHIETMRDKLAAVLELQPNQVGIKATTNEKLGPVGREEGICAYAVVLLVTAN is encoded by the coding sequence ATGACAAACATTCGTATTGGTAACGGCTACGATATTCATCGACTAGTAAGCGATCGCGCTTTGATTTTGGGAGGAGTGAAAATTCCCCATGAACTAGGTTTACTGGGACATAGTGATGCTGATGTCCTCACCCATGCGATTATGGATGCCATGTTAGGCGCACTATCTTTAGGGGATATTGGGCATTATTTTCCGCCTACAGATCCCAAATGGGCAGGAGCAGATAGTTTAGAGCTATTAAGCCAAGTACATCAGCTAATTCGCGATCGCGGTTGGCAAATTGGCAATATTGATTCTGTAGTAGTCGCAGAACGTCCAAAATTGAAACCTCATATTGAGACAATGCGCGACAAGTTAGCGGCTGTTTTAGAACTGCAACCAAATCAAGTTGGTATTAAAGCTACTACCAACGAAAAATTAGGCCCAGTAGGGCGTGAAGAAGGTATATGCGCTTATGCTGTTGTGTTGTTAGTCACTGCTAATTAA
- the trmD gene encoding tRNA (guanosine(37)-N1)-methyltransferase TrmD, which translates to MRFDIVTLFPDCFTSVLNSGLLAKALAKQIAQVNLINPRDFTTDKHRKVDDEPYGGGVGMLMKPEPIFAAVESLPILPQREVILMSPQGQTINQPLLRELATNYNQLIVICGHYEGVDDRVLNLVTREVSLGDFILTGGEIPAMALLNGVVRLLPGTVGKVESLTAESFEEGLLDYPQYTRPANFRGWKVPDVLLSGNHAAIAKWRYEQQIQRTSDRRPDLLEKWQQQRGNGELGAPSGDKGQWGLGTGDKGAEEAGEQRKQGE; encoded by the coding sequence GTGCGCTTTGATATAGTTACGCTTTTTCCTGACTGTTTTACCTCTGTTTTAAATTCCGGATTGCTGGCTAAAGCCTTAGCCAAGCAGATTGCTCAAGTCAATCTGATTAATCCTCGGGATTTCACCACTGACAAGCACCGAAAAGTAGACGATGAACCCTATGGCGGTGGAGTGGGGATGCTAATGAAGCCAGAACCCATTTTTGCCGCTGTAGAGTCGCTGCCGATTCTACCGCAAAGAGAGGTAATTTTGATGAGTCCTCAAGGACAAACCATCAATCAACCACTTTTACGTGAATTAGCCACAAATTATAACCAATTAATTGTGATTTGCGGGCATTACGAAGGAGTTGACGATCGCGTTCTCAATTTAGTTACCCGGGAAGTCTCTTTAGGAGATTTTATTCTCACAGGTGGCGAAATTCCCGCAATGGCTTTGCTCAATGGCGTTGTGAGACTTTTACCCGGAACTGTCGGCAAGGTAGAGTCATTGACAGCAGAGAGTTTTGAGGAAGGTTTATTAGACTATCCCCAATACACCCGCCCAGCAAATTTTCGCGGCTGGAAAGTGCCGGATGTCTTACTCTCAGGAAATCATGCTGCAATCGCCAAGTGGCGTTACGAACAACAAATCCAAAGAACAAGCGATCGCCGCCCAGATTTACTGGAAAAATGGCAGCAACAGAGGGGAAATGGGGAACTCGGGGCCCCCTCTGGGGATAAGGGGCAATGGGGACTGGGGACTGGGGATAAGGGAGCAGAGGAAGCAGGGGAGCAGAGGAAGCAAGGAGAGTAA
- the larB gene encoding nickel pincer cofactor biosynthesis protein LarB, with amino-acid sequence MANEKALRSLLEAVAHGNVTPDRALDSLKDLAYEQVGDFAKIDHHRSLRTGFPEVIWGLGKTPDQIVQIMEVMRHRNPVVMATRIEPAVYAVLQSKVRGLRYYEMARIAAITPDELEPQFEGVIGILSAGTADLPIAEEAAVTAELAGFRVLRLWDVGVAGIHRLLNNRHLIESASVLIVVAGMEGALPSVVAGLANCPVIAVPTSIGYGASFGGLAPLLTMLNSCAPGIGVVNIDNGFGAAVLAGQILRTAQKLKFEG; translated from the coding sequence ATGGCTAATGAGAAAGCTTTGCGATCGCTCTTAGAAGCAGTGGCTCATGGTAACGTTACCCCAGATAGAGCATTAGACTCTCTCAAAGACTTAGCCTATGAACAAGTAGGTGATTTTGCCAAAATCGATCACCATCGCAGTTTAAGAACTGGGTTCCCAGAAGTAATTTGGGGACTAGGCAAAACTCCAGATCAGATTGTTCAAATTATGGAAGTGATGCGTCACCGCAATCCGGTAGTGATGGCTACTCGGATTGAACCAGCAGTTTATGCTGTACTGCAATCGAAAGTTAGAGGTTTGCGATATTACGAAATGGCGCGGATTGCTGCTATTACTCCCGATGAACTCGAACCACAGTTTGAGGGTGTCATTGGTATTTTGTCGGCGGGAACTGCTGATTTACCCATTGCAGAAGAAGCCGCAGTTACAGCCGAACTTGCTGGTTTTCGGGTATTGCGTCTCTGGGATGTTGGTGTTGCTGGTATTCACCGCTTGTTGAATAATCGCCACCTGATTGAGTCAGCATCAGTATTAATTGTTGTCGCGGGTATGGAAGGCGCATTACCTAGCGTGGTTGCAGGTTTAGCCAATTGTCCTGTAATTGCTGTTCCCACCAGCATCGGCTACGGTGCCAGTTTTGGTGGACTAGCACCACTCTTAACAATGCTCAACTCTTGTGCCCCAGGAATCGGCGTAGTCAATATTGATAATGGCTTTGGTGCAGCAGTTTTAGCAGGGCAAATTTTGCGAACAGCCCAAAAGTTGAAATTTGAGGGATAA
- a CDS encoding alpha/beta fold hydrolase, with translation MDTLFRNSRRKLSQGLLFWREAGQGIPVILLHGAWNDSSQWVPLIDLLSDNFHCLAPDLLGFGESDNPNIHYSIDLQVECLAEFLTALKLEKVFLVGHSLGGWIATSYALKHPEQVHGLVLLSPEGVKIEKQEKQWQRMQRVAKLSPFIFKVLKLLSPLIKIVGLQEKVQQYLQLRNLMLQYPTGCQLLFDRKPPEVEAELLQNQLSLIEFPVLILQGGKDTAEAIAKSQIYAQSLPNSEFKMVAHAGNDLPESCVGVIAEDIREYIKK, from the coding sequence ATGGATACGTTATTTCGTAACTCCCGGAGAAAACTCTCGCAAGGATTATTATTTTGGCGAGAAGCAGGTCAAGGTATTCCGGTAATTTTATTACATGGTGCATGGAACGATAGCAGTCAATGGGTACCATTGATAGATTTGTTATCTGATAATTTCCATTGCTTGGCACCAGATTTACTAGGATTTGGAGAATCAGATAATCCCAATATTCATTACTCTATTGATTTGCAAGTAGAATGTTTAGCTGAGTTTTTAACAGCCTTAAAGTTAGAAAAAGTATTTTTAGTCGGCCATTCTCTTGGAGGTTGGATTGCTACTAGCTATGCGTTAAAGCATCCAGAACAAGTTCATGGTTTAGTGCTGCTATCACCAGAAGGTGTAAAAATAGAAAAACAAGAAAAGCAATGGCAGAGGATGCAGCGCGTAGCAAAATTATCACCATTTATATTTAAAGTATTAAAACTGCTGAGTCCGTTAATTAAAATTGTGGGCTTGCAGGAAAAAGTTCAACAATATTTGCAGCTACGTAATTTAATGTTGCAATATCCGACAGGTTGCCAATTGTTATTTGATCGAAAACCCCCAGAGGTTGAAGCAGAATTACTGCAAAATCAATTGTCCTTAATTGAATTTCCGGTTTTAATCTTACAAGGTGGAAAAGATACGGCAGAAGCCATTGCTAAAAGTCAAATTTATGCTCAATCGCTGCCTAACTCTGAGTTTAAAATGGTTGCTCATGCTGGCAATGATTTACCAGAATCTTGTGTTGGGGTAATAGCTGAAGATATTAGGGAATATATTAAGAAATAA
- a CDS encoding NUDIX hydrolase produces the protein MNVLALFTIAIKSTRNLWRIGQTVLGLIFRHPITGTSIIPILPDGRIVLIRRSDNGRWSLPGGMVDWGEDIPSTVRRELQEETGLDLVKIRRLVGVYSSPTRDPRIHSICIAVEAEVQGKMEVQDTLEVTDIQAFSPDSLPLEPMSHDHHQQLQDYLNGLTIVA, from the coding sequence TTGAACGTTCTTGCTTTGTTTACGATAGCTATCAAGTCCACACGTAACTTATGGCGCATTGGACAAACAGTACTGGGTCTGATATTTCGCCATCCCATTACTGGTACCAGCATTATCCCGATTTTACCTGATGGTCGGATTGTGCTGATTCGGAGAAGTGACAATGGCCGATGGAGTTTGCCTGGAGGTATGGTGGACTGGGGAGAAGATATTCCTAGTACAGTTCGCCGGGAATTACAAGAAGAAACTGGACTAGATTTGGTGAAAATTCGCCGATTGGTAGGAGTTTATTCTTCGCCAACCAGAGATCCGAGAATTCATTCAATTTGTATTGCTGTGGAAGCAGAAGTACAAGGAAAAATGGAGGTTCAGGATACTTTGGAAGTCACAGATATCCAAGCGTTTTCTCCTGACTCTCTACCTCTAGAACCAATGTCTCATGACCATCATCAGCAGTTGCAAGACTATTTGAATGGTTTGACAATAGTGGCATAA
- a CDS encoding type I restriction enzyme HsdR N-terminal domain-containing protein, producing MEAAQFQIPNYVADIIVLDKDEQIVLLVEVKSTEVEGKVAKQQAITQLNSYLQNEIKNNHLFLVDEMFLMLVNLRDIEIFKWNGKNLSESLIAIKTANILSHYDPEFSDRKILGLYLETLVEAWLRDLAYHWKSEMPPASDNLAAIGLLQKLQGGTTQKI from the coding sequence ATGGAAGCTGCACAATTTCAAATTCCTAATTATGTTGCTGATATTATTGTCCTCGACAAGGATGAACAAATTGTTTTATTAGTTGAAGTTAAAAGTACAGAGGTAGAAGGGAAAGTTGCCAAACAGCAAGCTATTACACAACTAAATTCATATCTGCAAAATGAAATTAAAAATAATCATTTATTTTTAGTTGATGAAATGTTTCTCATGTTGGTTAATCTCAGAGATATTGAGATTTTTAAATGGAATGGTAAAAATTTGTCTGAATCTTTAATCGCAATTAAAACTGCTAATATACTTAGTCATTACGATCCTGAATTTAGCGACAGAAAAATCTTGGGTCTATATTTAGAAACCCTTGTAGAAGCTTGGTTGAGAGACTTAGCATATCATTGGAAATCAGAAATGCCACCAGCATCAGACAATTTGGCAGCAATAGGTTTATTGCAAAAACTACAAGGAGGAACTACTCAGAAAATTTAG